From the Roseibium sp. HPY-6 genome, one window contains:
- a CDS encoding DUF3179 domain-containing protein codes for MRIIFKRLSPFLVRLVSSLCLLFALSTTVMADPDQWRRAGFSTDFSQTTVDLGTIFSGGPPKDGIPSIDKPFFEPASGIDWLQGNEPVIFLELDDAVKAYPLQILIWHEIVNDQIGNTPVSVTYCPLCNSSIVFDRRLDGDTLDFGTTGLLRNSDLVMYDRQSETWWQQFTGEGIVGTHAGRELKMIPSRVIAFEAFRKEHPNGDVLARPSPPMRNYGSNPYVGYDSRSAPYALFQGDLPDNINPMARVVVVRDTEDTYAVTLDHIRTSGPVTLSADVTVRWTGEQASILDQRKTENGRIVGSVEAVRKKGDAEKPLVHDVTFAFVVHAFHPEVAILGITSP; via the coding sequence ATGCGGATCATATTCAAGCGGCTATCACCCTTTCTCGTTCGCCTCGTATCCTCCTTGTGCCTGCTTTTTGCACTGTCGACCACCGTTATGGCCGATCCGGACCAATGGCGGCGCGCCGGATTTTCGACGGACTTTTCACAGACAACCGTGGATCTTGGAACGATCTTCTCGGGCGGCCCGCCCAAAGACGGCATTCCATCAATCGACAAACCGTTTTTTGAACCTGCAAGCGGCATTGACTGGCTTCAAGGCAATGAACCCGTAATTTTTCTTGAACTGGATGACGCCGTAAAAGCCTACCCTTTGCAAATTCTGATCTGGCACGAGATTGTCAACGATCAGATCGGCAATACGCCGGTTTCAGTCACCTATTGCCCCTTGTGCAATTCTTCAATCGTCTTCGATCGCAGGCTGGACGGGGACACTCTCGATTTCGGCACCACGGGTCTGCTCAGAAACTCCGATCTTGTCATGTATGACCGGCAGAGCGAAACATGGTGGCAGCAGTTTACAGGGGAAGGCATTGTAGGAACGCATGCCGGGCGCGAACTGAAGATGATCCCGTCACGCGTGATCGCCTTTGAGGCGTTTCGCAAGGAGCATCCAAATGGAGACGTGCTTGCGCGCCCTTCACCGCCGATGCGCAATTACGGTTCCAACCCCTATGTCGGCTATGACAGCCGCTCTGCTCCCTACGCGCTCTTCCAGGGAGACTTGCCGGACAACATCAACCCGATGGCGCGTGTCGTGGTCGTGCGCGACACCGAAGACACATATGCGGTCACACTTGACCATATCAGAACCTCCGGCCCCGTTACTCTGTCTGCTGATGTCACTGTGCGCTGGACCGGCGAACAGGCCTCCATACTTGACCAGCGCAAGACGGAAAACGGGCGTATTGTCGGCTCAGTCGAAGCCGTCAGAAAGAAAGGCGATGCCGAAAAACCGCTTGTACACGACGTTACGTTCGCGTTTGTCGTGCATGCCTTTCACCCCGAAGTGGCAATTCTTGGGATCACTTCCCCGTAG
- a CDS encoding NUDIX domain-containing protein produces MSRFYPDAPRVGVSVLCHQDGHALLIKRGKDPFKDHWSLPGGLVEVGETLAEAAERELMEETGVRAILSAPVETFDSIQRDADNNVVTHFVLTVFCGSFHSGEAIAGDDAAAIEWVHPDNLGDRPTTPGTVERIRRLLP; encoded by the coding sequence ATGTCCCGTTTCTATCCTGATGCGCCACGCGTCGGTGTCAGCGTCCTGTGTCACCAGGACGGCCATGCGCTTTTGATCAAGCGCGGAAAAGATCCTTTCAAGGATCACTGGAGTTTGCCCGGAGGACTGGTCGAAGTGGGTGAAACGCTTGCTGAAGCAGCGGAACGCGAACTCATGGAGGAAACGGGGGTCAGGGCCATCCTGAGCGCGCCCGTCGAAACCTTTGATTCCATACAAAGGGACGCCGACAACAACGTTGTGACACACTTCGTTTTGACGGTGTTTTGCGGCTCGTTTCATTCCGGCGAGGCAATTGCGGGAGACGACGCAGCGGCCATCGAATGGGTCCATCCGGACAATCTGGGCGACCGCCCGACCACCCCCGGCACGGTTGAAAGAATCCGCCGCCTTTTGCCCTGA